One Paenisporosarcina sp. FSL H8-0542 genomic region harbors:
- a CDS encoding DUF2935 domain-containing protein — protein MSNEFVVRSLDEIRFWARIMKEHALFLSLGFSANDKKLIEEALQFIAVFERIEEQLAGYSVHTDPRQIKAFNTQVYQAVASIWAYKRKVLGLILRCEITSNNYPLLVDHTSREAAYFANRLKDLNEGKLQPLPEAIIEENVFFLKIMADHAKFIGHLLDPSERKLVDQAREFSNDFDQLMFQAIDLDSMRPQSETTPLLDHFLDQNRVSVVALRDFKKTARDLIEACRIKSDIHPLLADHVFREAERFIEIIDIFEVSLLNPKPEVSL, from the coding sequence ATGTCGAACGAGTTTGTGGTAAGGTCATTAGACGAAATTCGATTTTGGGCAAGAATTATGAAAGAACATGCTCTATTTTTAAGTTTAGGATTTTCTGCAAATGACAAAAAGCTTATTGAGGAAGCTCTACAGTTCATTGCTGTCTTTGAAAGAATTGAAGAGCAATTAGCCGGTTACTCAGTGCATACCGATCCACGACAGATTAAAGCTTTCAACACGCAGGTGTATCAAGCAGTTGCATCCATTTGGGCGTATAAGCGAAAAGTATTAGGACTCATTCTTCGTTGTGAAATCACGTCAAATAACTACCCTTTACTGGTTGATCATACGAGTAGAGAAGCCGCTTATTTTGCTAATCGATTAAAAGATTTGAATGAAGGTAAATTACAGCCTTTACCCGAGGCCATCATTGAAGAAAATGTATTCTTCCTTAAGATTATGGCGGACCATGCGAAGTTTATCGGGCATTTATTAGACCCAAGCGAACGAAAATTGGTCGATCAGGCAAGAGAATTTAGCAACGATTTTGATCAGTTAATGTTCCAGGCAATTGACTTGGATAGCATGAGACCACAATCAGAAACGACCCCTCTACTCGATCATTTTTTAGATCAAAATCGGGTGTCCGTCGTTGCATTAAGGGACTTCAAGAAAACAGCCCGTGATTTAATTGAAGCATGCCGGATTAAGAGTGATATTCATCCTCTTTTAGCGGATCATGTTTTTAGAGAAGCCGAACGGTTTATTGAAATCATTGATATTTTCGAGGTAAGTCTTTTAAACCCTAAGCCAGAAGTCAGTTTATAA
- a CDS encoding DUF6509 family protein: protein MEITNHMVEKMNDPTGIIVGDRFEFLLAVEVDEDDELYTEGGLELRVILAVEEDVHRIVQYHFTDKASNEVLDFALEDDEEAEILAYCKNTLA, encoded by the coding sequence ATGGAAATTACAAATCACATGGTTGAAAAAATGAACGACCCTACGGGCATTATTGTTGGAGACCGTTTTGAGTTTCTGCTTGCCGTTGAAGTTGATGAAGATGATGAGTTATATACAGAAGGCGGATTAGAATTGCGTGTCATTTTGGCTGTCGAAGAGGATGTACATCGCATCGTGCAGTATCATTTTACCGATAAAGCTTCAAATGAAGTTTTGGATTTTGCTTTAGAAGATGATGAAGAGGCAGAAATTCTCGCGTATTGCAAAAATACATTGGCATAA
- a CDS encoding XRE family transcriptional regulator, protein MPQESIGDTLKSLRKERKMTLKALSEQTGVSISFLSQVERGKSSVTLESLKKIADALGVNPSVFFAEEYSHDNLAIRRERFYYKDLSHGVRDASFSPILVTLQPGENEGNAFSHGGHEFLFVVEGVLTVEMDGNRAELREQESILFDARKTHYWFNHTENDVRFLVVSSKN, encoded by the coding sequence ATGCCACAAGAATCAATTGGGGATACATTAAAAAGTCTTCGCAAAGAACGGAAAATGACGTTAAAGGCTTTGTCTGAACAAACCGGGGTATCCATTAGTTTTTTATCACAGGTGGAACGGGGAAAATCGAGTGTTACGCTTGAATCGCTAAAGAAAATTGCAGACGCATTAGGTGTAAATCCGAGTGTATTTTTTGCAGAAGAATATTCACATGACAATTTGGCTATCCGAAGAGAGCGTTTTTATTACAAGGACTTATCCCATGGAGTTCGAGATGCCAGCTTTTCCCCTATTTTAGTCACACTTCAACCAGGAGAAAATGAAGGGAATGCATTTTCACACGGTGGACATGAATTTCTGTTCGTAGTAGAAGGCGTATTAACGGTCGAAATGGATGGCAATCGAGCGGAACTCCGTGAACAAGAATCCATTTTATTCGATGCACGTAAGACACATTATTGGTTCAACCATACCGAAAACGATGTACGATTTTTGGTCGTTTCATCGAAAAATTAA
- a CDS encoding MGMT family protein produces MQPFTAEVVRILKEIPEGYVFTYGQVARMAGSPRAARQVVRILHTMSEKHGLPWHRVVNARGEIAVPNEESKELQRMLLQGEDVAFLSDGRVDLSVFE; encoded by the coding sequence TTGCAACCATTCACGGCAGAAGTAGTTCGGATATTAAAAGAAATACCAGAGGGATACGTCTTTACCTACGGACAAGTCGCGCGCATGGCGGGGAGCCCCCGCGCAGCAAGACAAGTGGTACGGATTTTACATACGATGAGTGAAAAACATGGCTTGCCATGGCACCGCGTGGTCAATGCACGTGGTGAAATTGCTGTGCCCAATGAAGAATCGAAAGAGTTGCAACGTATGTTACTTCAGGGTGAAGACGTTGCGTTCTTAAGTGATGGACGGGTGGATTTGAGTGTTTTTGAGTAA
- a CDS encoding Ku protein, whose product MHTVWKGSISFGLVNIPVKLHAATENKDIKLRQLHKECNTPINYQKVCAGCKKEVQSEDIVKAYEYSKNKFVVLDDDELEKLKKENEDKAVEIIDFVKLEEIDPIYFERSYYMAPDGGGGKAYSLLQKALTESGKIGVAKIMIRSKEQLAVVRVYDEILIMETIHFPDEVRSAKEVPNIPSEPAIVQKELDTALLLVEQLTTTFEPEKYTDDYRTALMELIEEKKTGNKTVTASEKQAVAPSNVTDLMSALQASLDKTKKKKPVPRKKKAAKTS is encoded by the coding sequence ATGCATACTGTTTGGAAAGGAAGTATCAGCTTTGGACTGGTCAATATTCCAGTTAAGCTTCACGCTGCGACAGAAAATAAGGATATTAAATTACGACAATTACACAAAGAGTGCAACACGCCAATCAATTACCAAAAGGTATGTGCCGGTTGTAAAAAAGAAGTACAAAGCGAAGACATTGTAAAAGCTTACGAGTATTCGAAAAATAAATTTGTGGTGTTGGACGACGATGAACTGGAGAAATTGAAAAAGGAAAATGAAGACAAAGCAGTGGAAATTATTGATTTCGTGAAATTGGAAGAAATCGACCCCATTTACTTTGAAAGAAGCTACTACATGGCGCCGGATGGGGGAGGAGGGAAAGCGTATTCCCTTCTGCAAAAAGCATTAACTGAATCCGGGAAAATTGGCGTTGCCAAAATCATGATCCGTTCAAAAGAACAGCTAGCAGTAGTGCGAGTTTACGACGAAATTTTAATTATGGAAACGATTCATTTTCCAGATGAAGTACGAAGTGCGAAAGAAGTCCCAAATATCCCGAGTGAACCGGCTATCGTTCAGAAAGAACTTGATACTGCCTTGTTATTGGTGGAGCAATTAACGACGACGTTTGAACCCGAAAAATACACGGATGACTACCGTACTGCACTGATGGAATTGATTGAAGAGAAGAAAACTGGCAACAAGACCGTAACGGCGAGTGAAAAACAAGCTGTAGCACCTTCAAATGTGACCGATTTAATGTCTGCACTTCAAGCGTCGCTGGATAAAACCAAAAAGAAAAAGCCGGTTCCCCGAAAGAAGAAAGCGGCAAAAACGTCTTAA
- a CDS encoding thermonuclease family protein, with translation MTFSFKNKLTCLIVGSALIFSGCGTTSMDDEKYEPVVKETTDEDSGSADQESVVDDSKQDEKPADKATTGKTAETKSVTKIITAPQQGTTDQIPVTLVSTTDGDTIRVMYKGVDEPVRYLLIDTPETSHPRLGKQPFGPEAKERNRALVNSGKLTLEFDIGEKRDKYGRLLAYVYVDGKSVQETLIREGLARVAYVYPPNTRHLNPYEEAQKEAQSKKAGFWAIEDYATDSGFASSSKTSSKSSSSSDNSSSSTGGASNSSATTNPAGTTEWFDNCTHLRTKYPNGVPSDHPAYQPKMDRDKDQFACER, from the coding sequence GTGACTTTTAGTTTCAAAAATAAATTAACATGCTTGATTGTAGGTAGTGCCCTTATTTTTTCTGGTTGTGGCACGACAAGCATGGACGATGAGAAATATGAGCCTGTTGTAAAAGAGACGACAGACGAAGATTCCGGTTCTGCAGATCAAGAAAGCGTCGTGGACGATTCAAAGCAAGACGAAAAGCCTGCCGATAAAGCAACTACCGGAAAGACAGCGGAAACTAAGTCCGTTACGAAAATCATAACAGCACCTCAACAAGGTACGACGGATCAAATCCCGGTGACATTGGTCTCGACGACGGACGGGGATACGATTCGCGTGATGTATAAAGGCGTGGACGAACCGGTCCGTTACTTGTTAATCGATACACCGGAGACGAGTCACCCACGTTTAGGAAAACAACCTTTCGGGCCTGAAGCCAAGGAGCGAAATCGTGCTCTCGTAAACAGTGGAAAGTTAACACTTGAATTTGATATTGGTGAAAAACGCGATAAATACGGACGTCTATTGGCTTATGTATACGTCGACGGCAAAAGTGTACAGGAAACATTGATCCGTGAAGGATTGGCACGCGTTGCGTATGTCTATCCACCAAATACTCGTCATTTAAATCCTTATGAAGAAGCACAAAAAGAAGCTCAGTCGAAGAAAGCCGGATTCTGGGCAATTGAGGACTACGCCACGGATTCAGGATTTGCAAGCTCATCAAAGACTTCTTCAAAGAGCAGTTCCAGCAGCGATAACTCTTCAAGTTCAACTGGAGGAGCTTCAAATAGTTCTGCGACTACCAATCCCGCAGGAACAACGGAGTGGTTCGATAATTGTACGCACCTCCGTACCAAGTATCCGAACGGAGTGCCGAGTGACCATCCGGCCTATCAACCGAAAATGGACCGTGATAAAGACCAATTTGCATGCGAGCGATAG
- a CDS encoding MBL fold metallo-hydrolase, with the protein MKKTLFGVAAFATASTLFLQHYPAFGKAPNAKKKLTLIASPNYEKNKFKNTSDTTMSNDLKTLGSMIKDYVQKNPDLTPVRSLPMENFQWNHLLDSQANVTWFGHSTILLNLHGKTIFIDPMLGSSPSPFPQIGGKRYSEKLPFDINDIPAIDIVLYSHDHYDHLDIDSVHLLKHKVGQFIVPLGVGSRLEGWGVAPEKIKELDWWDTFDHLDIEFISTPARHFSGRNLFDHNSTLWGSWVIRSGETSIFYSGDSGYDTHFKKIGEKYGPFDFTMMECGQYDDRWATIHMKPEETVQAHLDLNGKLMMPIHWSAFTLAFHAWTDPIERVTKAAKARDVAITTPKIGQSVVIGSDDYPVAEWWNLV; encoded by the coding sequence ATGAAAAAAACTTTATTCGGAGTGGCAGCATTTGCTACTGCTTCCACTCTCTTTTTGCAGCATTATCCGGCATTTGGGAAAGCTCCGAACGCCAAGAAGAAATTAACATTAATAGCATCCCCCAACTATGAAAAAAACAAATTCAAGAATACCTCAGATACGACTATGTCTAATGATTTAAAAACTTTAGGCTCCATGATTAAAGATTATGTTCAAAAAAATCCTGATCTGACACCAGTTCGATCGCTTCCGATGGAGAATTTCCAATGGAATCACCTTCTTGATTCACAAGCAAATGTGACATGGTTCGGACATTCAACTATATTACTGAACCTTCATGGTAAAACCATCTTCATCGATCCTATGCTTGGTAGCTCTCCTTCCCCTTTTCCTCAGATCGGTGGAAAGAGATATAGTGAGAAATTGCCATTTGACATTAATGATATACCTGCTATTGATATCGTCCTTTACTCTCATGATCATTATGATCATTTGGATATCGATTCTGTTCATTTGCTGAAGCACAAAGTCGGGCAATTTATCGTCCCTCTTGGTGTCGGGAGTAGATTGGAAGGTTGGGGTGTAGCACCTGAAAAAATTAAAGAACTCGATTGGTGGGACACTTTTGACCATTTAGACATTGAATTTATCAGTACTCCTGCACGTCACTTCTCTGGCCGCAATCTGTTCGATCACAATTCTACTTTATGGGGTTCTTGGGTCATTCGCAGTGGAGAAACGAGTATTTTTTATAGTGGGGATAGCGGGTATGATACGCATTTTAAAAAAATTGGCGAAAAGTATGGTCCATTTGATTTCACTATGATGGAATGTGGCCAGTATGACGATCGTTGGGCAACCATTCATATGAAACCCGAAGAAACGGTACAAGCCCATCTCGATTTAAATGGTAAATTGATGATGCCAATCCACTGGTCCGCTTTTACACTTGCGTTTCACGCATGGACCGATCCTATTGAGCGCGTCACAAAAGCTGCGAAAGCACGTGACGTAGCTATTACGACACCAAAAATTGGACAGTCTGTTGTAATTGGTTCTGATGACTATCCTGTTGCGGAATGGTGGAATTTGGTATAA
- a CDS encoding DNA ligase D, producing the protein MKPMLLTTATEIPTGKDWLYEVKYDGFRCLLEWVDETPTLKSRNGKVLNPMFPEIIDYCQDIYENIRSFLPLMLDGELVYLVNDQQSNFSIVQMRSRMRTQSVISKHAQEFPCHYVAFDLLTCKGETQQSVPFSKRKQLMRKVFKSLNLPHSVDYQDFARIQMVEENKHSKKLWNEVKVSNGEGIVAKEKMSKWQSDKRTSNWMKIKNWRYVTVILFKYDHNNGFFHGSIYGKGQLIEVVTFRHGLKKEEMNTLRTLFESNGTLISSNVWELEPSICVEIACIDFDGKHLREPRFHAFVFDKDPADCDWKQMQRQLYPLPENVKITNPDKPVWPLLGLNKDDYLLYLQHVSPHMLPFLQDRQLTVIRFPHGAEGESFYQKNAPDTFPDFLATSSGDDITHMVCNNLESLLWLGNQLALELHIPFQTIGTEKPTEIVFDLDPPSVQEFSLAIEAAQRMKAIFDQFGLESFVKTSGRKGLQVYIPLPFDRFSYTETRVFTKFVCDFLCEQEPQWFTTERLIKNRHNKLYLDYVQHHEGKTIIAPYSARGTEKGLIATPLTWNEVDDSLKPDLFSIPAVLERLKNKGNPFRDFRDTADEMKFADVLSQLQEFVKNKA; encoded by the coding sequence TTGAAGCCGATGCTTTTAACTACTGCAACAGAAATTCCAACAGGAAAAGACTGGTTGTACGAAGTGAAATACGATGGCTTTCGTTGCCTTCTTGAATGGGTGGATGAAACGCCCACTCTCAAAAGCCGGAATGGCAAAGTGCTCAATCCGATGTTTCCGGAAATCATTGATTATTGTCAGGACATTTATGAGAATATCCGCTCCTTTTTGCCCTTGATGCTTGACGGAGAACTGGTTTATTTGGTGAATGACCAACAAAGTAACTTTTCCATTGTACAAATGAGAAGCCGCATGCGAACACAAAGCGTCATCAGTAAACATGCTCAGGAATTCCCTTGTCATTATGTTGCATTTGATTTGTTAACCTGCAAAGGCGAAACGCAACAAAGTGTTCCTTTTTCAAAGCGTAAGCAGCTTATGCGTAAGGTGTTTAAATCCCTCAACTTGCCACATTCCGTCGATTATCAGGATTTTGCACGAATTCAAATGGTTGAGGAAAACAAACACAGCAAGAAATTGTGGAATGAAGTAAAAGTAAGTAATGGTGAAGGTATCGTTGCCAAAGAAAAAATGAGCAAATGGCAAAGTGATAAACGCACCAGCAACTGGATGAAAATTAAAAACTGGAGATATGTCACGGTCATTTTATTCAAATACGATCACAACAATGGTTTTTTCCATGGATCCATTTATGGCAAAGGACAGTTGATTGAAGTTGTTACTTTTCGCCACGGGCTGAAAAAAGAAGAAATGAATACATTAAGGACGTTATTCGAATCAAATGGCACCTTAATTTCTTCGAATGTATGGGAACTTGAACCATCCATTTGCGTAGAAATTGCATGCATTGATTTCGATGGCAAACACCTAAGGGAACCGCGATTTCATGCATTCGTCTTTGACAAAGACCCTGCCGATTGCGATTGGAAACAAATGCAACGTCAGCTTTATCCTTTACCCGAAAATGTAAAAATCACTAATCCGGACAAGCCCGTGTGGCCATTATTAGGTTTGAACAAAGATGATTACTTACTTTACTTGCAACATGTCTCTCCCCATATGTTGCCTTTCTTGCAGGATAGACAACTGACCGTCATCCGCTTCCCGCATGGTGCTGAAGGTGAAAGTTTTTATCAAAAAAATGCACCTGATACATTTCCGGATTTTCTTGCGACCTCATCAGGAGATGACATCACACATATGGTGTGCAATAACCTGGAATCCTTACTATGGCTTGGGAATCAGTTGGCATTAGAGTTACATATTCCTTTCCAGACAATAGGAACAGAAAAGCCGACTGAGATTGTGTTTGACTTGGACCCTCCATCCGTTCAAGAGTTTTCATTGGCCATAGAAGCCGCGCAGCGAATGAAAGCTATCTTTGATCAATTTGGTCTTGAATCCTTTGTGAAAACTTCTGGTCGCAAAGGTTTGCAAGTTTACATTCCTTTGCCTTTTGATCGTTTTTCTTATACCGAAACACGCGTGTTCACAAAATTTGTTTGTGATTTTTTATGCGAACAGGAACCTCAATGGTTTACAACAGAGCGCTTGATTAAGAACCGCCACAACAAATTGTATTTGGACTATGTGCAGCACCATGAAGGGAAAACCATCATCGCACCCTATTCTGCTAGAGGAACTGAAAAAGGTTTGATTGCCACACCGTTAACTTGGAATGAAGTAGACGATTCTTTGAAACCTGATCTATTTTCCATACCCGCCGTATTGGAACGCCTGAAAAACAAAGGGAATCCTTTTCGGGATTTCCGGGATACAGCAGACGAAATGAAGTTTGCCGATGTTCTGAGTCAACTGCAAGAATTCGTGAAAAATAAGGCATAA
- a CDS encoding CapA family protein, protein MKKYYLLIALCMLIVGCSHFSAPELPIDSIPVANAMETEMAKRPVKPITVKAFKIEKPVVTTAKLVAIGDILLHQPVYKDAKTTDGTYDFTAMFEKVKPFIESADIAVANQETMIGGPELGLSSYPKFNSPYEIGDALKYSGIDLVTIANNHTLDRGEKAILNAIDYWDQIEMPYTGAFKSPDDRNMVRTVTKNDITFSFLSYSYGTNGMPVPEGKPYLINLIDLPLIEQDVKKAKTISDVVVVSMHWGNEYEKTPNDTQINLANELSSMGVDIIIGHHPHVLQPVDWIERPDGTRTFVMYSLGNFLSSQEGLEKLTGGIGGVEITKVVDSEKTVIKLDHPSFVPTYGYYKNKRDFEVIPMHLLTESYLPGYQTHYENTQRHLNVLTNELTFIEK, encoded by the coding sequence GTGAAAAAGTACTATTTATTAATCGCCTTATGTATGTTAATCGTTGGCTGTTCACATTTTTCGGCCCCTGAATTGCCAATCGACAGTATACCTGTCGCCAATGCAATGGAAACTGAAATGGCAAAAAGACCTGTAAAGCCAATTACAGTCAAAGCATTCAAAATTGAAAAACCCGTGGTAACAACCGCGAAACTTGTTGCAATTGGCGATATCCTGCTACATCAACCCGTATATAAAGATGCAAAAACGACTGACGGAACATATGATTTTACGGCCATGTTCGAAAAAGTGAAGCCTTTTATCGAAAGTGCCGATATTGCAGTTGCCAATCAAGAAACGATGATTGGGGGTCCAGAGCTGGGGCTTTCCAGTTACCCCAAGTTCAACAGTCCTTATGAAATTGGAGATGCGTTGAAGTACTCGGGAATCGATTTAGTGACCATCGCAAACAATCACACGCTGGATAGGGGTGAAAAAGCCATTCTTAACGCCATAGACTATTGGGATCAGATTGAGATGCCATATACGGGTGCTTTCAAATCGCCAGACGACCGGAATATGGTACGGACTGTCACGAAGAATGACATCACTTTCTCTTTCCTGTCCTATAGTTATGGCACGAACGGCATGCCAGTTCCTGAAGGCAAACCTTATTTGATTAATTTGATTGACTTGCCGTTAATTGAACAGGACGTGAAAAAGGCGAAAACCATTTCGGACGTGGTGGTCGTATCCATGCACTGGGGAAATGAATATGAAAAAACACCAAACGACACACAAATTAATTTAGCCAATGAGCTTTCAAGCATGGGCGTTGATATTATCATTGGCCATCATCCTCACGTTCTTCAACCCGTTGATTGGATTGAACGGCCGGACGGAACGCGAACATTCGTCATGTATAGTTTAGGAAACTTTTTATCTAGCCAAGAGGGCTTGGAGAAATTGACAGGTGGCATTGGTGGCGTGGAAATAACGAAGGTCGTGGATTCGGAGAAAACGGTTATCAAATTGGATCACCCTAGTTTCGTACCGACTTATGGTTACTACAAAAACAAGCGTGACTTCGAAGTCATCCCTATGCATTTGTTAACGGAATCTTATTTACCTGGCTATCAAACGCACTATGAGAACACCCAAAGACACCTGAACGTATTAACGAATGAACTGACGTTTATTGAAAAATAA
- a CDS encoding alpha/beta hydrolase has translation MSWIKQLIETENSVFEVFSKGSGAPLCVTHHYSEFTSEGDLFAESFVHSHQVYLVNLRGAGSSADASSEVELSMIDAVMDLEAIRKALGYETWTFAGHSTGGMIGLLYGIHFSKRLDALLLVGTAGRYYGDAKSCIYNAAHPQFQYMQDLIERLKVSGMAKDERMKLSKERTKLSLHLPEHYDVYFADAPQKSMATGRMNMFAREYAIYDVTRRIDKITCPVWIGCGTHDVQCPIEFSKEIYESISGSKFIQFYASNHYPFLEEQDKFQQELHAFFKEVTASCNHSRQK, from the coding sequence ATGTCCTGGATAAAACAATTGATTGAAACTGAAAACAGTGTTTTTGAAGTATTTTCAAAAGGTTCTGGAGCCCCTCTTTGTGTCACACATCATTACTCCGAGTTTACTTCTGAAGGTGATCTATTTGCAGAGAGCTTTGTACATAGCCATCAAGTATATTTAGTAAATTTGCGTGGTGCTGGCTCATCCGCGGATGCTTCGTCTGAAGTTGAATTGAGTATGATTGATGCCGTGATGGATCTGGAAGCCATTCGAAAAGCATTGGGCTATGAAACGTGGACATTTGCAGGTCATTCAACCGGCGGAATGATTGGTTTATTATACGGAATTCATTTTTCGAAACGGTTAGATGCGCTTCTTTTGGTAGGTACAGCAGGTCGTTATTACGGTGACGCAAAGTCGTGTATTTACAACGCCGCTCACCCTCAGTTTCAGTACATGCAAGATTTGATAGAACGGTTGAAAGTTTCAGGGATGGCAAAGGATGAACGAATGAAACTTTCAAAAGAACGAACGAAGCTATCTCTTCATCTACCTGAACACTATGATGTGTATTTTGCCGATGCACCGCAAAAATCGATGGCCACTGGTCGCATGAATATGTTTGCAAGAGAATATGCAATCTATGACGTGACAAGAAGAATAGACAAAATTACTTGCCCGGTGTGGATTGGCTGTGGAACTCATGACGTACAATGTCCCATCGAGTTTTCAAAAGAAATTTATGAATCAATTAGTGGCAGTAAGTTCATACAGTTTTATGCCAGCAATCACTATCCATTCCTGGAAGAGCAAGATAAATTCCAACAAGAACTACACGCTTTTTTCAAGGAGGTAACAGCATCTTGCAACCATTCACGGCAGAAGTAG
- a CDS encoding MFS transporter yields MDKKQTRRILIASLVGSSIEWFDYFLYGTVAALVFNQLFFVNEDPTVGLLLAYASFALAFFIRPFGGVIFSHIGDRIGRKKTLVLTLSLMGIATFGMGLLPTYQAIGVWAPILLITLRLVQGLGIGGEWGGALLLAVEYAPPEKRGLFGSIPQMGVTIGMLMGTIALWVMTLLPEESFMTWGWRVPFILSALLVIFGLWIRKGIDETPEFKKVQESGDIPKLPIADTLKYHWREVLIAIGAKVVETAPFYIFSTFVVSYATTNLGYTRTSTLTAVMIATVVTTILIPIMGNLSDKVGRKKLYVAGTVGMALFAFPYFWMIKQGSVALLIIATVIGLGIIWAPITAVLGTMFSEIFDAKVRYTGISLGYQIGAALAGGTAPLVATALLARFDNSYVPVALYIVFTALISLVAIWAVKDRSRQQSKRIVVGKESRA; encoded by the coding sequence ATGGATAAAAAACAAACCCGTCGCATCTTGATTGCGAGTTTAGTAGGGAGTTCAATCGAGTGGTTTGACTATTTCTTATACGGAACAGTTGCTGCACTTGTTTTCAACCAACTATTTTTCGTTAATGAAGATCCGACTGTAGGACTTTTATTAGCATATGCGTCATTTGCTTTAGCTTTTTTCATCCGTCCGTTTGGCGGCGTGATATTCAGTCATATCGGTGACCGCATTGGGCGCAAGAAAACACTCGTCTTAACGTTAAGCTTAATGGGGATTGCTACGTTTGGAATGGGCTTATTGCCAACTTACCAAGCAATAGGCGTTTGGGCTCCTATCTTATTGATTACACTTCGCTTAGTGCAAGGTTTGGGAATCGGTGGGGAATGGGGAGGCGCACTTTTACTCGCAGTAGAATATGCACCACCTGAAAAACGTGGATTGTTTGGTAGTATCCCGCAAATGGGCGTAACAATCGGGATGTTGATGGGAACGATCGCTTTATGGGTGATGACGTTACTTCCTGAAGAGTCATTCATGACCTGGGGATGGCGTGTGCCATTTATTTTAAGTGCTTTATTAGTTATTTTTGGTTTATGGATTCGTAAAGGCATTGATGAAACACCTGAATTCAAAAAAGTGCAGGAATCTGGCGATATTCCAAAATTGCCGATTGCAGATACACTGAAATACCACTGGCGTGAAGTGTTGATAGCTATTGGAGCAAAAGTGGTGGAGACTGCACCTTTCTATATTTTCAGCACATTCGTGGTGTCGTATGCAACAACAAATTTAGGATATACACGAACATCTACATTAACTGCCGTTATGATTGCTACCGTCGTTACGACGATATTAATCCCAATCATGGGGAACTTATCGGATAAAGTAGGACGCAAAAAGTTATACGTTGCTGGTACGGTCGGCATGGCACTCTTTGCTTTCCCATACTTCTGGATGATTAAACAAGGGTCAGTTGCATTATTGATCATCGCAACAGTTATTGGACTCGGAATCATTTGGGCACCGATTACAGCGGTTCTTGGCACGATGTTTTCGGAAATCTTTGATGCAAAAGTACGCTATACGGGCATTTCATTAGGCTATCAAATCGGTGCAGCATTAGCGGGTGGTACAGCTCCACTTGTGGCTACGGCATTACTAGCACGTTTTGATAATTCGTATGTACCGGTTGCACTTTACATCGTGTTCACTGCACTTATTTCACTAGTTGCAATTTGGGCTGTGAAAGATCGCAGTCGACAACAATCTAAACGAATCGTGGTAGGAAAAGAGAGTCGCGCGTAA
- a CDS encoding GrpB family protein, with protein sequence MKVRLTDFSENWALMFQKEVYFLSEIFGDEIIKFEHFGSTSVHGLKAKPVIDMMCLVKDIHQIDSLNEKMDSLGYDVVGEYGIDGRRLFRKGGENRTHHIHFYQYDNPQIARHLIFRDYLRSHPEDVVKYSHFKEKLAQQFENTSEYSPAKNLFVKEMEQKAIQWFAENEDKLT encoded by the coding sequence ATGAAAGTTCGACTTACTGACTTCAGTGAAAACTGGGCACTTATGTTTCAAAAAGAAGTTTATTTTTTAAGTGAAATTTTCGGAGATGAAATCATTAAATTTGAACATTTCGGCAGTACTTCTGTTCATGGTCTAAAAGCAAAACCAGTAATCGATATGATGTGTCTCGTAAAAGACATTCATCAAATTGATTCCTTAAATGAGAAAATGGATTCTTTAGGATACGATGTGGTCGGAGAATACGGTATTGATGGAAGAAGGTTATTCCGAAAAGGCGGAGAAAACAGAACTCATCATATTCATTTCTATCAATACGACAATCCACAAATAGCTCGCCACTTAATTTTCCGCGACTATTTGCGTTCTCATCCAGAAGATGTGGTTAAATATAGTCACTTTAAAGAAAAGTTAGCTCAACAGTTTGAGAATACCAGCGAATATAGTCCGGCAAAAAATTTATTCGTCAAAGAAATGGAACAGAAAGCAATACAATGGTTTGCTGAAAATGAGGATAAATTAACTTAA